A window of the Oikeobacillus pervagus genome harbors these coding sequences:
- a CDS encoding class I SAM-dependent methyltransferase, with amino-acid sequence MGKLNWIHDAKEQWDERANNWHSRSINMWEKGSRKDIIPFFLKYLNHQKTICDLGCGDGYGAFLLANQGFQVTGIDLSEKMIQLAKRNENNDLQFKVGDLSKLPFHDESNDAALAINSIEWTESPFHVLKEIARILVPKGIACIGILGPTAEPRLNSYPRLLGEQVIQNTMMPWEFQKLACENGWRVIDELHVFKQAVDESKVKDLPSELKQALSFMTVFLIQKQS; translated from the coding sequence GTGGGAAAATTGAACTGGATTCACGATGCAAAAGAGCAATGGGATGAGCGTGCGAATAATTGGCATTCACGAAGTATTAACATGTGGGAGAAGGGAAGCCGAAAGGATATTATCCCGTTTTTTCTGAAATATTTGAATCATCAAAAGACGATTTGCGACCTCGGCTGTGGAGATGGGTACGGGGCATTTTTATTGGCAAATCAAGGGTTTCAAGTAACAGGCATTGATTTATCGGAGAAAATGATCCAATTAGCTAAACGAAATGAAAATAACGATCTGCAATTTAAAGTAGGAGATTTGTCAAAACTGCCTTTCCATGATGAATCGAATGATGCGGCGCTTGCCATTAATTCAATTGAATGGACAGAGTCACCATTTCATGTATTAAAGGAAATCGCTAGAATTTTAGTTCCAAAAGGGATTGCATGTATTGGTATCCTTGGACCAACTGCTGAACCACGTCTTAACAGTTATCCACGTTTATTAGGGGAACAAGTGATTCAAAATACAATGATGCCCTGGGAATTTCAGAAACTAGCATGTGAAAATGGCTGGAGGGTAATTGATGAATTGCATGTGTTTAAGCAGGCGGTGGATGAATCGAAAGTGAAAGATTTGCCGAGTGAATTAAAGCAAGCGCTTTCTTTTATGACGGTTTTTTTAATTCAAAAACAATCTTAA
- a CDS encoding imm11 family protein — protein MKYFKLILDDSNDNDVVVRCEDTHGFEQYELKEGNFLKNWNDNITFYFNLHDGNRFTDYLANNLGWFIVSKKFKDLIKKIEEDVQFLPVNVVDFESKHKIENDEYFVANVLGIVDALNLENSDYSVMDLDGEKIYSVRKYAVSEYKINNRNLFKLKGNEIPLFVSETFK, from the coding sequence ATGAAATATTTTAAACTAATTTTAGATGACAGCAACGATAATGATGTAGTTGTTCGTTGTGAGGATACACATGGATTTGAGCAGTATGAGTTAAAGGAAGGGAATTTTTTAAAGAATTGGAATGACAATATCACTTTTTATTTTAATCTACATGATGGAAATAGATTTACTGACTATTTAGCAAATAATTTAGGCTGGTTCATTGTATCAAAAAAGTTTAAGGATTTAATAAAAAAAATTGAAGAAGATGTCCAATTTCTACCTGTAAATGTTGTTGATTTTGAAAGTAAACATAAAATAGAGAATGATGAATATTTTGTTGCAAATGTATTAGGGATAGTTGACGCATTAAACCTAGAAAACTCTGATTATAGTGTTATGGATTTAGACGGTGAAAAAATATATTCGGTAAGAAAATATGCAGTATCAGAATACAAAATAAATAACAGAAATTTGTTCAAATTAAAGGGAAATGAAATTCCATTATTCGTGTCAGAAACTTTTAAATAA